A region from the Leptospirillum ferriphilum ML-04 genome encodes:
- a CDS encoding plasmid mobilization protein, with amino-acid sequence MLVPVTFRVSEKDRKDLAEQASAAGLSVSEYIRRRALGHPVLARADAAMIRELRRQGGLIKHYALSGSLASKEAVEALRSIIKLVKEFGDDLQKNP; translated from the coding sequence ATGCTTGTGCCCGTGACATTCCGCGTCTCCGAAAAAGACCGCAAAGATCTGGCAGAACAAGCCTCTGCGGCTGGCCTGTCGGTGTCGGAATACATCCGGCGCCGGGCTCTGGGGCATCCGGTCCTGGCCCGGGCGGATGCGGCCATGATCCGGGAGCTGAGGCGCCAGGGAGGGCTCATCAAGCATTACGCCCTCTCCGGATCCCTTGCCTCGAAAGAGGCTGTCGAAGCGCTCCGAAGCATCATTAAACTCGTGAAGGAGTTTGGCGATGATCTACAAAAAAATCCCTAA
- the traI gene encoding TraI/MobA(P) family conjugative relaxase — protein MIYKKIPNPNQTASKAIRVEKLANYIVRPERDGGTEKCVYSGTRGFLTDEFYSQKAEMIALSEEAIRSSDPIEHYVLSWREGERPTPQHIEKAVDILMGEFGMRESDKFGMNEHQVIYGLHQDTNNYHLHIMLNRADPLTGRSVRINNGFDIKALQKIIARIEHEQGWTPEAHARYSIVDDKPVLVTDRGKTEEHKPSRIRDAERRTGEKSALAIAKERVPAISREATDWQNFHGKLAEQGMEYRLRGAGAVLWSFETPVKPSDVDRKLGLKALEKRWGPFEAPAPGIEKKAAPSPEPVNDTAKALGFGDYAKARRIHLAARKEAKAELNKRIAAERMALFERQREERQKAFAGSWKGKGAELNALRSVLAAQQAGARAEIQDKITDLRKGFSTEYPPGFFPDFEEWVRKTRGKEAAEQYRYSGRTREILMEIRPAEPVRSKDPEPRDIRDYLPEVFGREVRYSNTQGKAAFVDSGPKISVLDQSDASVLAALQLARQKYGKDLVVTGPEEFRSTVVRLAIRNNIALANPELQEQIRREKDRVATEREQQRKKDQALQIPPRSVASRPEKQKKRGKDLGI, from the coding sequence ATGATCTACAAAAAAATCCCTAATCCGAATCAGACGGCCTCGAAGGCGATCCGGGTCGAAAAGCTCGCCAACTATATCGTCAGACCGGAGAGAGACGGCGGAACGGAAAAATGCGTCTACTCGGGCACACGGGGATTTCTCACGGACGAGTTTTATTCCCAGAAAGCCGAAATGATCGCCCTTTCAGAAGAGGCGATCCGCTCCAGCGATCCCATCGAGCATTACGTCCTCTCCTGGCGGGAGGGAGAACGGCCAACCCCTCAGCATATCGAGAAGGCCGTGGACATCCTGATGGGCGAGTTCGGGATGAGGGAGAGCGACAAGTTCGGGATGAACGAACACCAGGTCATCTATGGACTGCATCAGGATACAAACAATTATCATCTCCATATCATGCTCAACCGGGCGGATCCCCTGACGGGCCGGTCCGTCCGGATCAACAACGGGTTCGACATCAAGGCGTTGCAAAAGATCATAGCGCGGATCGAGCACGAGCAGGGTTGGACGCCAGAGGCGCACGCCCGATATTCCATCGTGGATGATAAACCGGTCCTCGTCACTGACAGGGGCAAGACGGAAGAACACAAGCCCTCCCGGATCCGGGATGCCGAACGACGGACCGGAGAAAAGTCCGCCCTGGCGATCGCCAAGGAAAGGGTTCCGGCAATCTCCCGGGAGGCGACGGACTGGCAGAACTTTCACGGGAAACTCGCCGAACAGGGAATGGAATACCGGCTCCGGGGAGCCGGAGCGGTCCTTTGGAGCTTCGAGACGCCGGTCAAGCCCTCCGACGTGGACCGGAAGCTCGGCCTGAAAGCTCTGGAAAAACGGTGGGGACCGTTCGAGGCCCCGGCCCCGGGGATCGAAAAGAAAGCGGCACCCTCTCCGGAACCGGTCAACGATACGGCCAAGGCGTTGGGATTTGGCGACTATGCCAAGGCCCGGCGGATCCACCTGGCCGCCCGCAAGGAGGCCAAGGCCGAACTGAACAAACGGATTGCGGCCGAAAGGATGGCCTTGTTCGAGCGTCAGAGGGAGGAGAGACAAAAGGCGTTCGCCGGAAGCTGGAAGGGAAAGGGGGCGGAGCTGAACGCCCTTCGCTCGGTACTCGCCGCTCAACAGGCCGGAGCCCGGGCCGAGATCCAGGACAAAATCACGGACCTCCGGAAAGGATTCTCGACGGAATATCCTCCGGGCTTTTTCCCGGACTTCGAGGAGTGGGTCAGGAAAACCCGGGGAAAAGAGGCGGCCGAGCAATACCGATACTCGGGGAGGACAAGGGAGATCCTGATGGAGATCCGGCCGGCCGAACCGGTCCGGTCAAAGGATCCGGAGCCCCGGGACATCCGGGATTATCTTCCGGAGGTTTTCGGGCGGGAAGTGCGATACAGCAATACCCAGGGGAAAGCGGCGTTTGTCGATTCCGGCCCGAAGATCAGCGTTCTCGATCAGTCCGATGCCAGCGTCCTTGCCGCCCTTCAACTGGCCCGTCAGAAATACGGGAAAGACCTCGTTGTCACCGGTCCGGAAGAGTTCCGGTCAACAGTCGTTCGCCTGGCCATCCGGAACAATATCGCGCTCGCCAACCCGGAGCTCCAGGAACAGATTCGGAGAGAGAAAGACCGGGTGGCCACAGAACGGGAGCAACAGCGGAAAAAGGACCAGGCCCTTCAAATCCCCCCCCGATCGGTGGCATCCCGTCCGGAGAAACAAAAGAAACGGGGAAAGGATCTGGGAATCTGA
- the istB gene encoding IS21-like element helper ATPase IstB produces MSLPQTRTLLAELKLSGSLARLDQILEDARTQQWTPEEVLDALLQSEQDHRRLRATQKRMKSSRIKQPSSFEDLDKSAPRSLTRTEIVEIQSLAWLSEGRPLVLVGQTGVGKTYLAQAVGNKACAYGYTVLYLSVTHWMEQRHQARITGSLLKFRESLIRPQLLIMDDFGMKKWTSEEAEDFRELLEERSCGKSVLITTQLPYDHWPEVIGDPVLLEAIVDRLEGPALTIRITGESYRKIRARQRDKNGKTAPSAPTPG; encoded by the coding sequence ATGAGCCTTCCCCAGACCCGCACCCTGTTGGCCGAACTGAAGCTGTCCGGAAGTCTGGCCCGGCTGGACCAGATCCTGGAGGATGCCCGAACGCAGCAATGGACCCCGGAAGAGGTGCTGGACGCCCTTCTCCAGTCCGAACAGGACCATCGACGCCTCCGGGCCACCCAGAAGCGGATGAAGAGCTCCCGCATCAAACAGCCGTCCTCCTTCGAGGATCTCGACAAAAGCGCGCCACGCTCCCTGACCCGAACGGAGATCGTCGAGATCCAGAGTCTTGCGTGGCTCTCCGAAGGCCGGCCCCTGGTTCTGGTCGGACAGACCGGCGTCGGAAAGACCTACCTGGCGCAGGCGGTCGGGAACAAGGCCTGCGCCTATGGCTATACCGTTCTCTATCTTTCGGTGACCCACTGGATGGAACAGCGCCACCAGGCCCGGATCACCGGATCGCTTCTCAAATTCCGGGAATCCCTGATCCGTCCCCAACTGTTAATAATGGATGACTTTGGCATGAAAAAATGGACCTCGGAAGAAGCCGAAGACTTCCGGGAGCTTCTGGAGGAGCGTTCCTGCGGAAAGTCCGTCCTGATCACCACCCAGCTCCCCTACGACCACTGGCCGGAGGTCATTGGAGATCCCGTTCTTCTGGAGGCCATCGTGGATCGTCTGGAGGGTCCGGCCCTGACGATCAGGATCACCGGAGAAAGCTACCGGAAGATCCGGGCCCGGCAAAGGGACAAAAACGGAAAGACGGCGCCTTCCGCCCCAACGCCCGGATGA
- the istA gene encoding IS21 family transposase: protein MKRGLTVERIREVQRLIEQGLSDRIIAKALSLRRTRVSEIRKQGDQAPTLCVSSPELPPDWAQGIDWESVLSDIRKGYEIKRIWEEQAEGKTGYVNFWKYLNRTYPSLLKGSVTLRDFVPGGHTEVDWAGKKVRWVDESGKKHRAHLFLGILCYSQKIFAWASGNEKKENWGLAHQKMYAAFSGSTRVTVPDNLKTGIKRTHLYDPDINPGYLELALHYGTVIVPGRVRKPKDKALIEGSVKIVCRYFFFLYRKHTFRSLLEINEALRRVVDRINTRPHSRFGVSRQERFEKDEKGALRPLPEAPFEQLYWKTCRVHPDCTVCLEKTYYSVPFRLREKEVRVKVTLRQVEIFEGDERVALHARDVSRGGHRILENAHLPPNSRAYRENIPQYVLSQAKSLSPELHSLLDDLFQEDALGHLRRAQGLIRTARQEVVRTGAAVAVPHIAQAIDHMRRFQTIRVAAFTRFLDQLRLQVSGSPDRDVVRKPGNPMLRKTETNDSLPPLQLQEIR from the coding sequence ATGAAGCGAGGTCTGACTGTGGAACGCATCAGGGAAGTGCAACGTCTCATCGAACAAGGACTTTCGGACAGGATCATTGCCAAGGCCCTTTCTCTTCGCCGCACACGGGTGAGCGAGATCCGGAAGCAGGGGGATCAGGCTCCGACGCTCTGTGTCAGTTCTCCCGAACTGCCTCCGGACTGGGCGCAGGGAATCGACTGGGAGAGCGTCCTCTCGGACATCCGGAAGGGTTACGAGATCAAGCGGATCTGGGAGGAGCAGGCCGAAGGAAAAACGGGATACGTCAATTTCTGGAAGTACCTCAACCGCACCTACCCCTCCCTGCTGAAGGGCAGCGTCACCCTTCGGGATTTCGTTCCGGGAGGGCACACCGAGGTCGACTGGGCGGGAAAAAAGGTCCGGTGGGTGGACGAGTCCGGAAAAAAGCATCGGGCCCATCTTTTTCTGGGCATTCTCTGCTATAGCCAGAAGATCTTTGCCTGGGCCTCCGGGAACGAGAAGAAGGAGAACTGGGGGCTCGCCCACCAGAAAATGTATGCCGCCTTTTCGGGGTCGACCCGGGTGACCGTCCCCGACAACTTGAAAACGGGCATCAAGCGGACTCACCTGTACGATCCGGACATCAATCCGGGCTACCTCGAACTGGCCCTCCATTACGGCACGGTGATTGTCCCTGGCCGGGTCCGAAAACCAAAAGATAAAGCATTGATCGAAGGTTCGGTGAAAATTGTCTGCCGATATTTCTTCTTTCTCTACAGAAAGCACACCTTTCGAAGTCTCCTCGAGATCAACGAGGCCCTGAGGCGTGTGGTGGACCGGATCAATACCCGCCCCCACAGCCGTTTTGGCGTGTCCCGGCAGGAGAGGTTCGAAAAAGACGAGAAAGGGGCGCTCCGGCCCCTTCCCGAGGCGCCCTTCGAACAGCTCTACTGGAAAACGTGCCGCGTTCATCCGGACTGCACGGTCTGTCTGGAAAAAACGTACTACTCCGTGCCGTTCCGGCTTCGGGAGAAGGAGGTCCGGGTCAAGGTCACGCTCCGTCAGGTCGAGATCTTCGAAGGCGATGAGCGGGTCGCCCTGCACGCCCGGGATGTCAGCCGGGGCGGCCACCGGATTCTCGAGAACGCGCACCTGCCCCCAAACTCCCGGGCCTACCGGGAAAACATCCCGCAATACGTCCTGTCCCAGGCGAAGTCCCTCTCTCCGGAGCTTCACTCCCTGCTGGACGATCTGTTTCAGGAGGACGCGCTGGGACACCTGCGGCGGGCCCAGGGACTCATCCGGACGGCCCGGCAGGAAGTCGTCCGGACGGGAGCGGCGGTCGCCGTTCCCCACATCGCCCAGGCGATCGACCACATGCGGCGCTTCCAGACGATCCGCGTCGCCGCCTTCACACGATTTCTCGACCAATTGCGCCTGCAGGTCTCTGGGTCTCCCGACCGGGACGTGGTCCGGAAACCGGGCAATCCCATGCTGAGAAAGACCGAGACGAACGACTCACTCCCACCCCTTCAACTTCAGGAGATCCGATGA
- a CDS encoding DMT family transporter, producing the protein MPWLYATGTTKIRQGTLAVWLVVLFWGFHYVVLYQPLRLINPERYLLVRFGWASGVVFLMCLFFPFWRGISRMDWGGLLLLSFVEIVGYNWTFLLAASILDPVPLVLILSLRPITVALYSHLKGHESFSLFQWGAMGLVCIGIFLVVDGGIPHTMVHLATQKRSTGLFLAFLSLILLTISTVLSRFLLTRVSTVQVTFLPILLGGIILLCLHPGWIVLPTADRTPIIIFSLLYSVFLALFLAYFLWNFAISSIGPTRASLWTSGQPLVTAAGAFLFLGHFLSWVQVTGGLLTLAGFWIFFGKEVLLRK; encoded by the coding sequence ATGCCGTGGCTGTACGCTACGGGGACAACAAAAATTCGCCAGGGAACCCTAGCCGTTTGGTTGGTTGTACTCTTTTGGGGCTTTCACTATGTTGTTCTCTATCAACCGCTCAGACTGATCAACCCCGAACGCTACCTCCTTGTCCGTTTCGGGTGGGCTTCGGGGGTGGTTTTTCTGATGTGTCTTTTCTTTCCCTTCTGGCGAGGGATTTCTCGGATGGATTGGGGGGGACTGCTCCTTCTGTCTTTTGTCGAAATCGTTGGCTACAATTGGACCTTTCTTCTGGCCGCTTCCATTCTTGACCCCGTTCCCCTCGTTCTGATTCTTTCTCTAAGACCGATCACCGTTGCTCTATATAGCCATTTGAAAGGGCACGAATCCTTTTCCCTCTTCCAGTGGGGGGCGATGGGTCTGGTTTGTATCGGCATTTTCTTGGTCGTTGATGGAGGAATTCCTCATACGATGGTTCACTTGGCAACCCAAAAGAGGTCAACGGGTCTCTTTCTGGCATTTCTATCATTGATCCTTTTAACAATTTCGACGGTACTTTCCCGCTTTCTTCTCACAAGGGTTTCCACGGTTCAGGTCACGTTCCTCCCCATTCTTCTGGGAGGAATTATCCTTCTTTGCCTCCATCCGGGCTGGATAGTGCTTCCAACGGCCGACCGGACACCAATCATCATTTTTTCCCTCCTGTATTCGGTTTTCTTGGCTCTTTTTCTGGCTTATTTCCTCTGGAATTTTGCCATTTCCTCCATCGGACCCACCCGGGCCAGCCTTTGGACCAGCGGCCAGCCTCTCGTTACGGCGGCGGGCGCGTTCCTCTTTTTGGGCCACTTTCTTTCCTGGGTTCAGGTGACAGGAGGATTGCTGACCTTGGCCGGATTCTGGATTTTTTTTGGGAAGGAAGTTCTGCTCAGAAAATGA
- a CDS encoding OsmC family protein codes for MNMRGQDERRFKVKMTHQKNYQFLSQASEDGQMHGKPYLSDEPDPVGDNAGPPTPALLGSALGHCLSASLLEALKHSHIDVLGCETEAVVVVKPNTEGLPRIDRVEVTISPLLAESHPRMKRCEEVFENYCTVTSSVKRGVEVQVIVDWQIKSQENRLGRNSN; via the coding sequence ATGAACATGCGCGGTCAAGACGAACGACGCTTCAAAGTCAAAATGACACATCAGAAGAATTATCAGTTCTTGTCCCAGGCAAGTGAGGACGGTCAAATGCACGGCAAGCCTTATCTGTCGGATGAGCCCGACCCGGTGGGTGATAATGCGGGACCTCCAACGCCTGCGCTTCTTGGCTCCGCACTGGGTCACTGCCTCTCGGCATCACTCTTGGAGGCACTAAAGCATTCCCACATCGATGTTCTGGGATGCGAGACCGAAGCGGTTGTTGTTGTCAAGCCAAATACCGAGGGACTCCCGCGTATCGACCGAGTGGAAGTCACTATCTCTCCACTCCTCGCAGAAAGTCATCCCAGAATGAAGAGGTGTGAAGAGGTATTCGAGAACTATTGCACAGTGACTTCTTCCGTAAAGCGCGGGGTCGAGGTACAGGTCATCGTAGACTGGCAGATCAAGTCTCAAGAAAACAGACTCGGCAGGAACTCAAACTAG